One genomic region from Euzebya tangerina encodes:
- a CDS encoding glutamate-cysteine ligase family protein translates to MGQHDLPASRAALRSLIEATFHADDATPPRGADGAIGLEVEFFPVTRNGARLSLVDLTHLLDDLAGVQREGARPVGVGGLPAPRGEEVHPHGPGHMPVWHTASGGRLLPEPGGQVEYAGPPRTGVRAAIADLNETVQALAAHAGSHGVALLSAGLDPLGNHVEQQLTGTRYPAMHAYFGRRSPHGHLMMTGTASIQVNLDLGSGETAAQRWRVAQLVAPLATATFANSPVPGAISGRAVVWGALDPTRTGIPSAFVASDLDTENTNPVDVLLDAALCADVVLVRRNDRGSTGEPGFTFERWLEEGHEVHGRPSMADAANHLTTLFHEVRVRPGDHGGVLEIRSVDALPAAWRSVPATLYAGLLYDEECRNVAQRVMGPHQRSLPELLDRSSRLGLWDPQLCAMAVEVWTTAARAARRLGSATVSPSEVAVAEQFLDTFTLRGRAPSDVLRDAQASGPAAVMDACAEPLLLTGGSR, encoded by the coding sequence GTGGGCCAGCACGACCTGCCCGCCAGCCGTGCGGCCCTGCGATCCCTGATCGAGGCAACCTTCCACGCCGACGACGCGACACCGCCACGAGGTGCAGACGGCGCCATCGGGCTCGAGGTGGAGTTCTTCCCGGTCACCCGGAACGGCGCTCGACTGAGCCTGGTCGACCTCACACATCTGCTGGACGATCTGGCCGGTGTCCAGCGGGAGGGTGCCCGCCCAGTTGGGGTGGGTGGACTTCCCGCCCCCAGGGGCGAGGAAGTCCACCCACACGGACCGGGCCACATGCCGGTCTGGCACACCGCGTCCGGTGGCCGACTGCTCCCCGAGCCGGGCGGGCAGGTGGAGTACGCCGGACCACCGAGGACTGGCGTCCGAGCGGCCATCGCCGACCTGAACGAGACCGTCCAGGCGCTGGCCGCCCACGCCGGATCACATGGCGTGGCGCTGCTCTCGGCCGGCCTCGACCCCCTCGGCAATCACGTCGAGCAGCAGCTGACGGGCACCCGCTACCCGGCGATGCACGCCTACTTCGGGCGACGCTCGCCGCACGGACACCTGATGATGACGGGCACCGCGTCGATCCAGGTCAACCTCGATCTGGGCTCGGGCGAGACAGCCGCGCAGCGCTGGAGGGTGGCGCAGTTGGTCGCCCCGCTGGCCACGGCCACGTTCGCCAACAGTCCCGTCCCCGGTGCCATCAGCGGACGTGCGGTGGTCTGGGGCGCCCTCGACCCGACCCGGACCGGCATCCCCTCGGCCTTCGTCGCCTCCGACCTGGACACCGAGAACACCAACCCCGTCGACGTGCTGCTCGATGCGGCCCTGTGCGCTGATGTCGTCCTCGTGCGGCGCAACGACCGGGGGAGCACCGGCGAACCCGGCTTCACCTTCGAGCGGTGGCTGGAGGAGGGGCACGAGGTGCACGGACGCCCCTCGATGGCCGATGCGGCAAACCATCTGACCACCCTCTTCCATGAGGTCCGCGTGCGACCGGGCGACCACGGAGGGGTCCTCGAGATCCGCAGCGTCGATGCGCTGCCGGCAGCGTGGCGTTCGGTGCCGGCCACGCTCTACGCCGGCCTGCTCTACGACGAGGAGTGCCGCAACGTGGCCCAGCGGGTCATGGGGCCGCACCAACGCTCGCTGCCCGAACTGCTGGACCGGTCGTCGCGGCTCGGTCTGTGGGACCCGCAGCTGTGTGCCATGGCGGTCGAGGTGTGGACCACCGCTGCACGTGCTGCTCGCCGGCTCGGGTCGGCCACGGTGTCACCGTCCGAGGTCGCGGTCGCGGAGCAGTTCCTCGACACCTTCACGCTGCGGGGACGCGCCCCCTCCGACGTGCTCCGCGATGCCCAGGCCAGCGGTCCGGCCGCCGTCATGGACGCCTGTGCCGAGCCGTTGCTCCTGACCGGAGGCTCCCGATGA
- a CDS encoding DNA-formamidopyrimidine glycosylase family protein — MPELPEVRAHAERMTAALAGDTLSKVQLISFSTLKTFDPPIDGAVGTGLDHVRTRGKLMILDFGTTAHVVHLMQGGRLKPDPKVAKKPRGGMVRWSFERDGAWLLTEAGTERKAGVWAVRGTPEEQEPLDHLGPEADEVDVPTMTRLLGEHSARLHTFLRDQRIMAGVGRMLANEICHRAKLSPFAQTASMGEEEAAVIVEATGAAIDDALAAERARDDMSSSKERPSRVHNRTGEPCPVCGDEVRSVEYRAYTVCYCATCQTGGKVLADNTTSKFLK, encoded by the coding sequence ATGCCCGAGCTGCCTGAGGTCCGCGCCCACGCCGAACGGATGACGGCGGCGTTGGCGGGGGACACCCTCAGCAAGGTGCAGCTGATCAGCTTCTCGACGCTGAAGACCTTCGACCCGCCTATCGACGGCGCGGTCGGGACGGGGCTGGATCACGTGCGGACGCGTGGGAAGCTGATGATCCTTGACTTCGGGACGACGGCCCACGTGGTGCACCTGATGCAAGGCGGGCGGCTCAAGCCCGATCCGAAGGTGGCGAAGAAGCCGCGAGGGGGAATGGTCCGTTGGTCCTTCGAGCGCGACGGCGCCTGGCTGCTCACGGAGGCGGGGACCGAGCGCAAGGCCGGTGTCTGGGCCGTCCGCGGGACCCCCGAGGAGCAGGAGCCACTCGACCATCTCGGGCCCGAGGCCGACGAGGTGGACGTCCCCACGATGACCCGGCTGCTGGGCGAGCACTCGGCCCGGCTCCACACCTTCCTCCGCGACCAGCGCATCATGGCCGGCGTCGGTCGGATGTTGGCCAACGAGATCTGCCACCGGGCCAAGCTCTCCCCGTTCGCCCAGACCGCCTCGATGGGTGAGGAGGAGGCCGCGGTGATCGTCGAGGCCACCGGCGCGGCCATCGACGATGCGCTGGCAGCTGAGCGGGCTCGCGACGACATGAGCTCGTCGAAGGAGCGACCGTCACGTGTCCACAACCGCACCGGTGAGCCCTGCCCCGTGTGTGGGGACGAGGTCCGGTCGGTGGAGTACCGCGCGTACACGGTGTGCTACTGCGCGACCTGCCAGACCGGCGGAAAGGTGCTGGCAGACAACACGACCAGCAAGTTCCTGAAGTAG
- a CDS encoding nuclear transport factor 2 family protein yields MPTTRTTDAHQVWERYSQLWSMTDPAEREAAMVELLAPDCVYTDPTTRATGHAEIGAYMDDFQDLLPGGGFEVTGFAAHHAQSLAEWNMVAADGTVAGTGASHATYSAGGMLTSMTGFFDVPTDG; encoded by the coding sequence ATGCCCACCACACGCACCACCGACGCCCACCAGGTCTGGGAGCGCTACAGCCAGCTGTGGTCGATGACGGACCCGGCGGAGCGCGAAGCCGCCATGGTGGAACTCCTCGCCCCCGACTGCGTCTACACCGACCCGACGACTCGAGCCACCGGCCACGCCGAGATCGGGGCGTACATGGATGACTTCCAAGATCTCCTGCCCGGCGGTGGGTTCGAAGTGACCGGCTTCGCAGCCCATCACGCCCAGTCGCTGGCGGAGTGGAACATGGTGGCCGCGGACGGGACCGTTGCGGGCACCGGTGCCTCCCACGCCACCTACTCCGCTGGCGGCATGCTGACCTCGATGACCGGCTTCTTCGACGTGCCGACCGACGGCTGA
- a CDS encoding haloalkane dehalogenase, with protein MTTTAPSSHRTPVLDSHMHHVEMGEGQPIVHLHGNPTSSYLWRRILPSSARYGRAIAPDLIGFGQSGKPDLAYRFADHERYVDAFMDALALDGVVLVLHDWGGALGLSWARRHAHRVRGIVVMEAVVKPVSWSAANLQERLLFKAMRHPRIGDWLNVRNRFFLTVAMPRMTARTLSGEERDTYLAPFPTAESRRPIARWPREIPFDGEPADVHEVVAANYDWFKTSAVPKLLLHADPGMIFKTSEVALIADGATNLTIRPLGKGLHYVQEDVPEAINNEVGRWLADLPS; from the coding sequence ATGACGACCACGGCGCCTTCCAGCCACCGCACCCCCGTACTCGACTCACACATGCACCATGTGGAGATGGGTGAGGGACAGCCGATCGTGCACCTCCACGGCAATCCGACGTCGAGCTACCTGTGGCGCCGCATCCTGCCGTCGAGTGCCCGATACGGGCGGGCGATCGCCCCAGATCTGATCGGCTTCGGCCAGTCGGGCAAGCCTGATCTCGCCTATCGCTTTGCTGACCACGAGCGGTACGTGGACGCCTTCATGGATGCCCTCGCCCTGGACGGAGTCGTGCTCGTGCTGCACGACTGGGGTGGGGCGCTGGGCCTGTCCTGGGCCCGCCGCCATGCCCACCGGGTTCGGGGCATCGTCGTGATGGAGGCCGTCGTCAAGCCCGTCTCCTGGTCCGCCGCGAACCTGCAGGAGCGACTGCTCTTCAAGGCGATGCGCCACCCGCGCATCGGCGACTGGCTGAACGTCCGCAACCGCTTCTTCCTGACCGTGGCGATGCCACGGATGACCGCCCGCACGCTGTCCGGGGAGGAGCGCGACACCTACCTCGCGCCCTTCCCCACCGCCGAGAGCCGCCGGCCGATCGCCAGGTGGCCGCGGGAGATCCCCTTCGACGGCGAACCGGCCGACGTCCACGAGGTCGTCGCAGCCAACTACGACTGGTTCAAGACCTCGGCGGTGCCGAAGCTGCTGCTCCACGCAGACCCCGGGATGATCTTCAAGACCAGCGAGGTCGCCCTGATCGCCGACGGCGCGACCAACCTGACGATCCGCCCGCTCGGCAAGGGCTTGCACTACGTGCAGGAGGACGTGCCGGAGGCGATCAACAACGAGGTCGGGCGCTGGCTGGCGGACCTGCCGTCCTGA
- a CDS encoding SUMF1/EgtB/PvdO family nonheme iron enzyme: MTATDIHPLRRHLRQQLHAGRQWTFTLLDPLDDEEMARQPHRIMSPLVWDLGHIGNFEELWLLRGLGDHSLSDQRLDTVYNPFDNPRWTRADLPLLPRREATEYIAEVRGRALDLMADADLVDGDPLVRDGFVYHMVAQHEAQHQETMLQALDLRGETHGDDAEELADADDPRLRIYLPATRRVLRSARQVDDLQTVVVPAGPFALGAPDPADLAPSAPRAARDAAVAAYDNERPRRTVSVPGFAIDVFPVTARRFAAFVADHGYRNPDWWSERGREWLKTEGHTAPQGWYQTADGEWAIRRFNRVSALDPRELVEHVTFWEAEAFAAWAGGRLPTEVEWEKAAAHDPATGSSRPYPWGDVAPTPDLANIDRTLWGPSLVGSYPDGASAYGVEHLLGDSYEWTSSDFEPYPGYRTFPYPEYSEVFFGGDWKVLRGASWATRASVARSTFRNWDHPYRRQIFSGVRVAYDLRDGRPVRPQVR; this comes from the coding sequence ATGACCGCAACCGACATCCATCCGCTCCGACGCCACCTCCGACAGCAACTGCACGCCGGACGGCAGTGGACCTTCACGCTGCTCGACCCGCTGGACGACGAGGAGATGGCCCGCCAACCCCACCGCATCATGTCGCCGCTGGTCTGGGACCTCGGCCACATCGGCAACTTCGAGGAGCTGTGGCTGCTCAGGGGGCTGGGCGATCACTCGCTGAGCGATCAGCGCCTCGACACCGTCTACAACCCCTTCGACAACCCCCGCTGGACCCGGGCCGACCTGCCCCTCCTGCCTCGGCGCGAGGCCACCGAGTACATCGCGGAGGTTCGTGGTCGCGCGCTCGACCTGATGGCTGACGCCGACCTGGTCGACGGTGACCCGCTCGTCCGCGACGGGTTCGTCTACCACATGGTCGCCCAGCACGAGGCGCAGCATCAGGAGACCATGCTGCAGGCCCTCGACCTGCGCGGAGAGACCCACGGCGACGACGCCGAGGAGTTGGCCGACGCCGACGACCCGAGGCTGCGGATCTACCTGCCCGCAACGAGGCGGGTCCTCCGCTCGGCACGGCAGGTCGACGACCTCCAGACGGTCGTCGTGCCCGCCGGCCCCTTCGCCCTCGGCGCTCCGGACCCAGCCGATCTTGCTCCATCGGCGCCCCGGGCGGCCCGCGATGCCGCGGTCGCCGCCTACGACAACGAGCGCCCGCGGCGCACCGTGTCCGTCCCAGGGTTTGCGATCGACGTGTTCCCGGTGACGGCCCGGCGATTCGCCGCCTTCGTCGCTGACCACGGCTACCGCAACCCGGACTGGTGGAGCGAGCGCGGGCGCGAGTGGCTGAAGACCGAGGGCCACACCGCCCCGCAGGGCTGGTATCAAACGGCCGACGGTGAGTGGGCGATCCGACGCTTCAACCGCGTGTCGGCGCTCGATCCACGCGAACTGGTGGAGCACGTGACCTTCTGGGAGGCCGAGGCCTTCGCCGCCTGGGCGGGCGGACGGCTGCCGACGGAGGTGGAGTGGGAGAAGGCCGCGGCTCACGATCCGGCGACCGGCTCCTCCCGTCCCTATCCCTGGGGCGATGTGGCTCCGACCCCTGACCTGGCGAACATCGACCGGACGCTGTGGGGGCCCTCACTGGTCGGCAGTTACCCGGACGGTGCCAGCGCGTACGGCGTCGAGCACCTGCTGGGTGACAGCTACGAGTGGACGAGCTCTGATTTCGAGCCCTACCCCGGCTACCGGACCTTTCCCTACCCCGAGTACTCCGAGGTCTTCTTCGGCGGCGACTGGAAGGTCCTCCGCGGCGCGTCGTGGGCCACGCGAGCTTCGGTGGCCCGGTCGACGTTCCGGAACTGGGACCACCCGTACCGCCGGCAGATCTTCTCCGGCGTCCGCGTCGCCTACGACCTCCGGGACGGCCGGCCGGTCCGGCCGCAGGTGCGCTAG
- a CDS encoding AraC family transcriptional regulator: MTELARQIQAAVDFIEAHLHTNLDLREVSRAAAMGHSTFQRSFRAVTGETVKAYVRARRLSHALDLLESTDLRILDIAFAAGYETQESFARAFKSVMGMTPSAFRHGHRAREVLRRPPINLAYLSHVTSDEISTVPTIQDRPAMTVVGQATRYDLGDRQRNTLGVSLADLWAGFVARAEEVAGADTGTMIGLISDEEHSGEGLEYVAGVDAPLASTPAGMVRRQVPAGRWAVFDHRGLPTDLDHTIDYIYGSWLPRTDERHSSGPDLEIYGPAYLPDSAASVIRYAVPLR, encoded by the coding sequence GTGACCGAGCTCGCCCGGCAGATCCAGGCCGCCGTCGACTTCATCGAGGCTCACCTCCACACCAACCTGGATCTGCGCGAGGTCTCCCGGGCTGCCGCCATGGGGCACAGCACGTTCCAGCGGTCGTTCCGGGCTGTGACCGGCGAGACCGTGAAGGCGTACGTCCGCGCACGTCGGTTGAGCCACGCCCTCGATCTGCTGGAGTCGACCGATCTGCGGATCCTGGACATCGCCTTCGCGGCGGGATACGAGACGCAGGAGAGCTTTGCCCGTGCGTTCAAGTCGGTCATGGGCATGACCCCGTCTGCCTTCCGTCACGGCCACCGCGCCCGGGAGGTCCTGCGGCGCCCGCCCATCAACCTCGCGTACCTCAGTCACGTGACCTCCGACGAGATCTCTACGGTCCCGACTATCCAAGACCGCCCGGCGATGACGGTGGTCGGCCAGGCCACGCGATATGACCTGGGCGATCGGCAGCGCAACACACTCGGGGTCAGCCTGGCCGACCTGTGGGCCGGCTTCGTGGCCCGAGCTGAGGAGGTCGCCGGTGCCGACACGGGGACGATGATCGGGCTGATCTCGGATGAGGAGCACAGCGGGGAGGGACTCGAGTACGTCGCCGGCGTCGACGCCCCACTGGCGTCCACCCCCGCCGGGATGGTGCGCCGTCAGGTACCGGCGGGTCGGTGGGCGGTGTTCGATCATCGTGGCCTTCCGACGGACCTCGACCACACCATCGACTACATCTACGGCTCGTGGTTGCCTCGCACTGACGAGCGGCACAGCAGCGGCCCGGACCTCGAGATCTACGGCCCCGCGTACCTGCCAGACTCCGCCGCCTCCGTCATCCGGTACGCCGTCCCGCTTCGCTGA
- the egtD gene encoding L-histidine N(alpha)-methyltransferase, with amino-acid sequence MTDFSLTRIAVDEDYQTQMGRDVREGLTATPKTLPPKYFYDGSGSDIFVEITELEEYYQTRTETAILRRIASQVIADVRPDELVELGSGASEKTRVLLQAMRDRGDGRVLYVPFDVSEDAVVGAAEALQADYEWLDVHGIVGDFDHHLGQVPRTGRRLVSFMGSTLGNLEPVAQVPFLQKVAAMLAPHGDDAFLLGIDLVKDPEVLVRAYDDASGVTAAFNRNVLHNINATLGADFEPEQFEHVATWREDYNRIEMWLRASRAMAVHIKDLDLDVTFEAGEGIFTEISAKFTRECIADRLAAAGMTVDRFETDERGYFGVVLARRS; translated from the coding sequence GTGACCGACTTCTCACTCACCCGCATCGCCGTCGATGAGGACTACCAGACCCAGATGGGCCGGGATGTCCGGGAGGGACTGACCGCGACGCCGAAGACCCTGCCACCGAAGTACTTCTACGACGGTTCCGGCAGCGACATCTTCGTCGAGATCACCGAGCTCGAGGAGTACTACCAGACGCGTACGGAGACGGCGATCCTGCGGCGCATCGCCTCGCAGGTCATCGCGGACGTCCGGCCGGACGAGCTGGTCGAGCTCGGCTCCGGGGCCAGTGAGAAGACCAGGGTGCTCTTGCAGGCCATGCGTGATCGGGGCGACGGACGGGTGCTGTACGTGCCGTTCGACGTCAGCGAGGACGCGGTCGTCGGGGCGGCCGAGGCGCTGCAGGCCGACTACGAGTGGTTGGATGTCCACGGCATCGTCGGCGACTTCGACCACCATCTGGGTCAGGTGCCACGCACCGGCCGTCGGCTGGTCAGCTTCATGGGTTCGACCCTCGGCAATCTCGAGCCGGTCGCGCAGGTGCCGTTCCTGCAGAAGGTGGCGGCAATGCTGGCACCCCACGGAGACGACGCGTTCCTCCTCGGCATCGATCTGGTCAAGGACCCCGAGGTGCTGGTGCGGGCCTACGACGACGCCTCCGGTGTGACCGCAGCGTTCAACCGCAACGTCCTGCACAACATCAACGCGACGCTGGGTGCCGATTTCGAGCCCGAGCAGTTCGAGCACGTGGCGACGTGGCGTGAGGACTACAACCGCATCGAGATGTGGCTGCGCGCGTCACGGGCGATGGCCGTTCACATCAAGGACCTCGACCTGGACGTGACGTTCGAGGCAGGTGAGGGCATCTTCACCGAGATATCGGCGAAGTTCACCCGTGAGTGCATCGCCGACCGGCTTGCAGCCGCTGGTATGACGGTCGACCGCTTCGAGACCGACGAGCGCGGCTACTTCGGCGTGGTGCTGGCCCGACGCTCCTGA
- the greA gene encoding transcription elongation factor GreA translates to MDENTEVLTQDAFERLQADLKYRSTELREEITKRIEVARAHGDLKENAEYHAAKDEQGLNEDRIRQIETRLRNATISEVDVASGEVAVGMIVTIDDDGDIEELFVGSMEDRPEGGVDVVGQTSPMGRALLGGKVGDTVSYVGPTGATFDVTIKEVRAP, encoded by the coding sequence ATGGACGAGAACACTGAAGTGTTGACCCAGGACGCCTTCGAGCGGCTGCAGGCTGACCTCAAGTACCGGTCCACCGAACTCCGCGAGGAGATCACCAAGCGGATCGAGGTCGCCCGTGCGCACGGCGATCTCAAGGAGAACGCGGAGTACCACGCTGCCAAGGACGAGCAGGGGTTGAACGAGGACCGGATCCGTCAGATCGAGACTCGTCTTCGCAACGCCACCATCAGCGAGGTGGACGTGGCCTCCGGCGAAGTCGCCGTCGGGATGATCGTCACCATCGACGACGACGGCGACATCGAGGAGCTCTTCGTCGGCTCGATGGAGGACCGTCCCGAGGGAGGGGTCGACGTGGTGGGCCAGACCAGCCCCATGGGCCGAGCGCTGCTGGGTGGCAAGGTCGGCGACACCGTCTCCTACGTCGGACCCACCGGGGCCACCTTCGATGTGACCATCAAAGAGGTTCGCGCCCCGTAG
- a CDS encoding winged helix-turn-helix domain-containing protein, which translates to MRRLTRSQARRATIAALGLARPRPSGRIDSRHFRRVYGDVGVVQIDPINVVARAHHQVFASRLGPYDTDALDRYIWRSGEVYEGWIHVDATGPAELWPLLAHRRANTTSWRGWRAGNEENAAFVDQVLDEIRDHGELTAAQLSDTGGRHPTWAGQSSRSLGRAALDYLHHRGDLLISWRDDRMTCHFDLAERVLPAAIIEAAVPAPDAAQKDLLVRAIRAMAVGTAADAADWHRQHVPTARRQMEELADAGRVVRVDVEGWDQPTYADPDLVIPRRVDAAALINPFDPLVWNRERTARLFDLEYRIEIYVPKEKRQYGYYALPFLLGEELVALVDLKLDRTAGELLVQQFTPLVAGISPQTQEVRAELATWGAWLGASSVV; encoded by the coding sequence ATGCGCCGTCTGACGCGGTCTCAGGCGCGGCGCGCCACGATCGCCGCGCTCGGGCTGGCACGCCCGCGCCCCAGCGGGCGGATCGACTCGCGGCACTTCCGCCGGGTCTACGGCGATGTCGGCGTCGTCCAGATCGATCCGATCAACGTCGTCGCGCGAGCGCACCATCAGGTGTTCGCCAGTCGGCTGGGCCCCTACGACACCGACGCTCTGGATCGGTACATCTGGCGGTCCGGTGAGGTCTACGAGGGGTGGATTCACGTCGACGCCACCGGCCCGGCCGAGCTGTGGCCGCTGCTCGCACACCGACGGGCGAACACCACCAGCTGGCGGGGCTGGCGAGCTGGGAACGAGGAGAACGCAGCCTTCGTCGATCAGGTGCTGGACGAGATTCGAGACCACGGCGAGCTGACGGCGGCGCAGCTGTCAGACACCGGCGGCCGTCACCCGACCTGGGCCGGGCAGTCCAGCCGGTCGCTCGGGCGGGCGGCGCTGGACTACCTCCACCACCGCGGTGACCTCCTGATCAGCTGGCGGGACGACCGGATGACCTGTCACTTCGATCTGGCCGAGCGGGTGCTGCCGGCTGCGATCATCGAGGCAGCGGTGCCAGCACCGGACGCGGCGCAGAAGGACCTGCTGGTACGGGCGATCCGGGCCATGGCCGTCGGCACGGCGGCCGATGCGGCCGACTGGCACCGGCAGCACGTACCCACGGCCCGCCGGCAGATGGAGGAGCTGGCGGACGCCGGACGCGTGGTGCGGGTCGACGTGGAGGGGTGGGACCAGCCGACGTACGCCGACCCGGACCTGGTGATCCCGCGCCGGGTGGACGCCGCCGCACTGATCAACCCATTCGACCCCCTCGTGTGGAACCGGGAGCGCACCGCCCGCCTGTTCGACCTGGAGTACCGCATCGAGATCTACGTGCCGAAGGAGAAGCGGCAGTACGGCTACTACGCCCTGCCGTTCCTGCTGGGCGAGGAGCTCGTCGCACTGGTGGACCTGAAGCTGGACCGCACGGCCGGTGAGCTGCTGGTCCAGCAGTTCACACCGCTGGTGGCCGGGATCTCACCGCAGACCCAGGAGGTCCGGGCGGAGCTGGCGACGTGGGGAGCGTGGCTGGGCGCGTCGTCAGTCGTGTGA
- a CDS encoding class II glutamine amidotransferase: protein MCRIAAYVGPTRPLATLLYDQPHGLSEQAYMPQEMVGAHVNVDGTSIVWFDHRPDPTGAVDPRPLRYRTTAPPWADSQLLDLAPRLGGPVMLGAVRSATAGIGHGTTFVHPFVAGELAGTHNGWISGFRQHVARDLVAELSDEAFSTLDVIGDSAVLFLLAADAHRAGAGLVQAAEEATDRAAKIVRAAGQTARLTLALADHTGIAVVNAVVEEQANSLYVHRAEDHTYVASEPLDPRLSWRRVAAGEAVDVSRAEQEPNP from the coding sequence GTGTGTCGGATAGCTGCCTACGTCGGCCCGACCCGGCCGCTGGCCACGCTGCTGTACGACCAGCCACACGGTCTCTCCGAGCAGGCCTACATGCCGCAGGAGATGGTGGGGGCCCACGTCAACGTCGACGGCACCTCCATCGTCTGGTTCGACCATCGGCCGGACCCGACCGGCGCCGTTGATCCACGCCCCCTGCGGTACCGGACGACGGCACCGCCCTGGGCCGATTCGCAACTGCTGGACCTCGCCCCGCGGCTCGGTGGACCGGTGATGCTCGGTGCCGTCCGCTCCGCGACCGCGGGCATCGGTCACGGCACCACGTTCGTCCACCCGTTCGTCGCCGGCGAGTTGGCCGGAACCCACAACGGGTGGATCTCCGGCTTCAGGCAGCACGTGGCACGAGACCTGGTCGCCGAGCTGTCCGACGAGGCCTTCTCGACGCTTGACGTGATCGGCGACTCAGCCGTGCTCTTCCTGCTGGCGGCCGACGCCCACCGCGCCGGTGCGGGGCTCGTCCAGGCGGCAGAGGAGGCCACCGACCGGGCAGCCAAGATCGTTCGAGCGGCCGGCCAGACGGCCCGACTGACGCTGGCTCTGGCGGACCACACCGGCATCGCCGTCGTCAATGCCGTGGTCGAGGAGCAGGCCAACTCCCTCTACGTCCATCGTGCCGAAGACCACACCTACGTGGCCTCCGAACCACTCGACCCCCGACTCTCGTGGCGCCGCGTGGCCGCCGGGGAGGCCGTCGACGTATCCCGCGCCGAACAGGAGCCGAACCCGTGA